The following proteins come from a genomic window of Methylorubrum populi:
- a CDS encoding electron transfer flavoprotein-ubiquinone oxidoreductase — MALPEREGMDFDVVIVGAGPAGLAAAIRLKQLSAEKGEEISVVVVEKGGEVGAHILSGAVVDPIGLDTLLPEWRDDPERPLKTAVERDEFLFLTKNSGVSMPNLFFPKLLSNHGNFVGSLSNTVKWLGARAEGLGVEIYPGFPASEVLYDERGTVTGIATGDLGISRTGDPRDDFTRGMELRAKYTVFGEGARGSLTKTLIEKFGLNRNSDHQKYGLGVKELWQLSSDKFEPGLVQHTMGWPLPNKAGGGSWLYHFDDNLLSVGFVTHLNYENPTLSPFEEFQRFKTHPMIRETFEGAKRIGYGARAIMEGGWQSVPKLVFPGGCLVGDSAGFVNVPRIKGSHNAILSGIQAADAIFDALVAGRQGDELTAYEEGWRDSPIGRDLKPVRNVKPLWSKYGTLVGVGLGGLDMWMNSIANASLFGTLGHGKPDYACLKPLSQVTPIVYPKPDGKLTFDRLSSVYLSNTNHEEDQPPHLKVKDMELQKASEHDVYGGPSSRYCPAGVYEWVEDASASDGVRFQINAQNCVHCKTCDIKDPNQNINWVTPEGPGGPNYTNL, encoded by the coding sequence ATGGCGTTGCCCGAACGCGAAGGCATGGATTTCGACGTGGTGATCGTCGGCGCGGGACCCGCCGGCCTCGCCGCCGCGATCCGTCTCAAGCAGCTCTCCGCGGAGAAGGGCGAGGAGATCTCGGTGGTCGTCGTGGAGAAGGGCGGCGAGGTCGGCGCGCACATCCTCTCCGGCGCCGTGGTCGATCCGATCGGCCTCGATACCCTGCTGCCCGAATGGCGCGACGATCCCGAGCGCCCGCTCAAGACGGCGGTGGAGCGCGACGAGTTCCTGTTCCTCACCAAGAACAGCGGCGTCAGCATGCCGAACCTGTTCTTTCCCAAGTTGCTGTCGAACCATGGTAATTTCGTCGGCTCGCTCTCGAACACCGTCAAGTGGCTCGGCGCCAGGGCGGAAGGGCTCGGCGTCGAGATCTATCCCGGCTTCCCGGCCTCCGAAGTGCTCTATGACGAGCGCGGTACGGTGACCGGCATCGCCACGGGTGATCTCGGCATCTCCCGCACCGGCGATCCGCGCGACGACTTCACCCGCGGCATGGAGCTTCGGGCCAAGTACACGGTGTTCGGCGAGGGGGCGCGCGGCTCGCTCACCAAGACGCTCATCGAAAAGTTCGGGCTCAACCGCAACAGCGACCACCAGAAGTACGGCCTCGGCGTGAAGGAGCTGTGGCAGCTCAGCTCCGACAAGTTCGAGCCGGGGCTGGTGCAGCACACGATGGGCTGGCCGCTGCCGAACAAGGCCGGCGGCGGCTCGTGGCTCTACCACTTCGACGACAACCTGCTCTCGGTCGGCTTCGTCACGCATCTGAACTACGAGAACCCGACCCTGTCGCCGTTCGAGGAGTTCCAGCGCTTCAAGACCCATCCGATGATCCGCGAGACGTTCGAGGGCGCCAAGCGGATCGGCTACGGCGCCCGCGCGATCATGGAGGGTGGCTGGCAGTCGGTGCCCAAGCTCGTCTTCCCCGGCGGCTGCCTCGTCGGCGATTCCGCCGGCTTCGTGAACGTGCCGCGCATCAAGGGCTCGCACAACGCGATCCTGTCCGGCATCCAGGCGGCGGACGCGATCTTCGACGCGCTGGTCGCCGGCCGCCAGGGCGACGAGCTGACCGCCTACGAGGAGGGCTGGCGCGACAGCCCGATTGGGCGCGATCTCAAGCCGGTGCGCAACGTCAAGCCGCTCTGGTCGAAGTACGGCACCCTCGTCGGCGTCGGCCTTGGCGGCCTCGACATGTGGATGAATTCGATCGCCAACGCCTCGCTGTTCGGGACGCTGGGCCACGGCAAGCCGGACTATGCCTGCCTGAAACCGCTCTCGCAGGTGACGCCGATCGTCTACCCGAAGCCCGACGGCAAGCTCACCTTCGACCGGCTCTCCTCGGTGTATCTCTCGAACACCAACCACGAGGAGGACCAGCCGCCCCACCTCAAGGTGAAGGATATGGAGCTGCAGAAGGCGTCCGAGCACGACGTCTATGGCGGTCCGTCCAGCCGCTACTGCCCGGCCGGCGTCTACGAGTGGGTCGAGGATGCCTCGGCCAGCGACGGCGTGCGCTTCCAGATCAACGCGCAGAACTGCGTCCACTGCAAGACGTGCGACATCAAGGACCCGAACCAGAACATCAACTGGGTCACCCCGGAGGGGCCGGGCGGGCCGAACTACACCAACCTGTAG
- a CDS encoding P1 family peptidase, producing MPASLSRITDISGIRVGHAEDERVASGVTALVFDTPCTCAVDVRGGGPGTRETDLLDPAATVQAVDALVLSGGSAFGLDAAAGVVAYLREAGRGFAVGDVRVPIVPGAILFDLLNGGDKAWGRYPPYRDLGYAAAEVARGGAFPLGSVGAGFGARTANLKGGLGSASSTVPGLSAQVGALVAVNAFGRVTMGQGPHFWAAPFERDGEFGGLGLPAPLPDDALSWPRAPLPGANTTLAVVATDAALTKAQAKRLAIAAQDGLARAIHPAHTPLDGDVVFAVATGAVPLGDEVADLARLGAAAAETLARAVAIGVHTATRLPCLDLPAWRELYGTR from the coding sequence TTGCCCGCATCCCTCAGCCGCATCACCGACATTTCCGGGATCCGCGTCGGCCACGCGGAGGACGAGCGGGTCGCGAGCGGCGTCACCGCCCTCGTCTTCGACACGCCCTGCACCTGCGCGGTGGACGTGCGCGGCGGCGGCCCCGGCACCCGCGAGACCGACCTGCTCGATCCGGCCGCCACCGTGCAGGCGGTCGACGCCCTCGTCCTGTCGGGCGGCTCGGCTTTCGGGCTCGACGCGGCGGCGGGCGTGGTTGCCTACCTCAGGGAGGCCGGGCGCGGCTTCGCGGTCGGCGACGTGCGGGTGCCGATCGTGCCCGGCGCCATCCTGTTCGATCTGCTCAACGGCGGCGACAAGGCGTGGGGCCGCTACCCGCCCTACCGCGATCTCGGCTACGCGGCGGCTGAAGTTGCGCGCGGCGGAGCCTTTCCGCTTGGCTCGGTCGGGGCCGGGTTCGGTGCCCGCACCGCCAACCTCAAGGGCGGTCTCGGCTCGGCCTCGAGCACGGTGCCGGGGCTCTCGGCGCAGGTCGGCGCGCTGGTGGCGGTCAACGCCTTCGGCCGGGTGACGATGGGGCAGGGGCCGCATTTCTGGGCCGCCCCGTTCGAGCGCGACGGCGAGTTCGGCGGCCTCGGCCTGCCGGCGCCGTTGCCCGACGACGCCCTGTCGTGGCCGCGCGCGCCGCTGCCCGGCGCCAACACGACGCTCGCCGTCGTCGCCACCGACGCGGCGCTCACCAAAGCCCAGGCCAAGCGCCTCGCCATCGCCGCCCAGGACGGCCTCGCGCGGGCGATCCACCCGGCGCACACACCGCTCGACGGGGACGTCGTGTTCGCCGTCGCCACCGGTGCAGTGCCGCTCGGGGATGAGGTGGCCGACCTCGCCCGCCTCGGTGCGGCGGCGGCGGAGACGCTGGCGCGGGCGGTGGCCATCGGCGTCCACACCGCGACCCGGCTGCCGTGCCTCGACCTGCCGGCATGGCGCGAGCTTTACGGGACACGATAG
- a CDS encoding CHAP domain-containing protein encodes MKYPGRIIKIGEADTTLVATIYAGLSAKGYVIAPPPTRYDGKFAALVKLFQAQNVSRGGQPLVVDGEIGPLTWRTIFGGESTNPAPAGLAGAALGKALSQVGVREHPVGSNDGPEVRAYLASVGLPPRLFWCMAFVYWCFDRAARDAGISNPCPKTGSVMTAWNRVKSRSPQHIITRSAAIANPSLVKSGQVFILDYGRGMGHTGFVKNANGGSLTTIEGNTNNDGSNNGIGVFELNRRSVMNKNLKGFLDFT; translated from the coding sequence ATGAAGTATCCCGGACGAATTATCAAGATCGGCGAGGCGGATACAACTCTCGTTGCGACGATCTATGCTGGCTTGTCAGCGAAGGGATACGTGATCGCACCGCCGCCGACGCGGTACGACGGCAAGTTCGCGGCGCTCGTGAAGTTGTTTCAGGCTCAGAACGTGAGCAGGGGCGGGCAGCCCCTGGTCGTCGACGGAGAGATCGGGCCGCTGACATGGCGCACGATCTTCGGAGGCGAATCAACCAATCCCGCACCGGCCGGTCTGGCGGGCGCGGCCCTCGGCAAAGCCCTCTCGCAGGTCGGCGTTCGCGAGCACCCGGTCGGATCGAACGACGGTCCGGAGGTCAGGGCGTATCTCGCCTCCGTCGGCCTTCCTCCGCGACTGTTCTGGTGCATGGCGTTCGTCTACTGGTGCTTCGATCGGGCGGCCCGTGACGCCGGAATCAGCAATCCCTGTCCGAAGACAGGCAGCGTCATGACCGCCTGGAACAGGGTCAAAAGCCGGTCGCCCCAGCACATCATCACCCGCAGTGCCGCCATCGCCAACCCGAGTCTGGTCAAGTCCGGGCAGGTCTTCATCCTCGATTACGGCCGCGGCATGGGACATACGGGCTTCGTCAAGAACGCCAACGGCGGCTCCCTCACGACGATCGAGGGCAACACGAACAACGACGGCAGCAACAACGGCATCGGCGTGTTCGAACTCAACAGAAGAAGCGTCATGAACAAAAACCTGAAGGGCTTCCTTGACTTCACCTGA
- the rarD gene encoding EamA family transporter RarD — MGLIYALAAYLSWGLVVPVHFRLLDGIPPGTILAQRILWSALLVTGLIALLRRRLANPFPLRPRHAGLLVSAALIAINWMLYLLAVTSGHMLDASLGYFINPLVSVALGALVLGERLRPIQVAAVAIVVLGVVIAVAMAGRLPLLSLGLAVTFALYGLVRKLVAVDGIVGFCAETFLLLPAALAYLAFAAPPVPDDARTWGLLALTGVTTALPLIWFAAAATRLTLATLGLMQYIAPSCLMGLSTLVYGETLTPDRIVLFGLIWLALGLYAYDAISRHRKISTI; from the coding sequence GTGGGCCTGATCTACGCGCTCGCCGCCTATCTGAGCTGGGGCCTCGTCGTCCCGGTGCATTTCCGGCTGCTCGACGGCATCCCGCCGGGAACGATCCTGGCGCAGCGCATCCTCTGGTCGGCGCTGCTCGTCACCGGCCTGATCGCGCTGCTGCGCAGGCGGCTCGCCAACCCGTTCCCCCTGCGGCCGCGCCATGCCGGACTTCTCGTCTCGGCGGCCCTGATCGCGATCAACTGGATGCTCTACCTCCTGGCGGTGACGAGCGGGCACATGCTCGATGCGAGTCTCGGCTACTTCATCAACCCGCTGGTCTCGGTGGCGCTCGGCGCCCTCGTCCTCGGCGAGCGCCTGCGCCCGATCCAGGTGGCGGCGGTCGCCATCGTCGTGCTCGGCGTGGTGATCGCGGTGGCGATGGCGGGGCGCCTGCCGCTGCTGTCGCTCGGGCTCGCGGTCACCTTCGCGCTCTACGGACTCGTGCGCAAACTCGTCGCCGTCGACGGCATCGTCGGCTTCTGCGCCGAGACCTTCCTGCTGCTCCCCGCGGCTTTGGCCTATCTCGCCTTCGCTGCCCCGCCCGTGCCCGACGACGCCCGCACCTGGGGGCTGCTGGCGCTCACCGGCGTGACCACGGCGCTGCCGCTGATCTGGTTCGCCGCCGCCGCGACCCGGCTGACGCTCGCGACCCTCGGGCTGATGCAGTACATCGCGCCCTCCTGCCTGATGGGGCTCAGCACGCTCGTCTACGGCGAGACCCTGACGCCCGACCGCATCGTGCTGTTCGGGCTGATCTGGCTGGCGTTGGGCCTGTACGCCTACGACGCGATTTCGAGGCACCGCAAAATATCAACGATTTAG
- a CDS encoding ribosome modulation factor, protein MNEQATASDSPFIQGRNARLYGKGIEACPYPEGSQDRAAWLQAYEEAAADDPAE, encoded by the coding sequence ATGAACGAGCAGGCGACGGCGAGCGACAGCCCCTTCATCCAGGGCCGCAACGCTCGCCTCTACGGCAAGGGCATCGAGGCGTGCCCCTATCCGGAGGGCTCCCAGGACCGCGCGGCCTGGCTCCAGGCCTACGAGGAGGCGGCCGCCGACGACCCGGCGGAGTGA
- the metC gene encoding cystathionine beta-lyase has protein sequence MSKTPPRDRGRFGADTRLVLAGRDPGAQHGFVNTPIYRGSTVLYPTYDDIKHRRGRYNYGTSGTPTMDALCEAWSEIAGAAGTVLAPSGLSALTLALMTCVSAGDHLLVTDSAYRPTRIFCDGVLKRYGVEVEYFDPVIGAGIAGLMRENTRAVLVEAPGSQTFEMQDVPAIAEAMHARGGTVVMDNTWATPLLFPPHERGVDLAVEAGTKYLSGGSDLLLGLVSANAKHYPALKRTYEHFANCPGPEDIFLGLRGLRTMGLRLREHGARGLAMAEWFQARPEVLRVLHPALPDDPGHAIWKRDFSGASGLFGVILKPVSEEALATFLDGLELFGMGFSWGGFESLVIPFDPTVYRTATRWQPGGPALRFHIGLEDPEDLKADLEAGFARMAGLARG, from the coding sequence ATGTCCAAGACCCCTCCCCGCGACCGCGGCCGCTTCGGCGCCGACACCCGCCTCGTGCTCGCCGGGCGCGACCCTGGCGCCCAGCACGGCTTCGTCAACACGCCGATCTATCGCGGCTCGACGGTCCTCTACCCGACCTACGACGACATCAAGCATCGGCGCGGGCGCTACAATTACGGCACCTCCGGCACGCCGACGATGGACGCGCTGTGCGAGGCGTGGAGCGAGATCGCGGGTGCCGCCGGCACGGTGCTGGCGCCGTCCGGCCTCTCCGCCCTGACGCTGGCGCTGATGACCTGCGTCAGCGCGGGCGACCACCTCCTCGTCACCGATTCCGCCTACCGCCCGACCCGGATCTTCTGCGACGGCGTGCTGAAGCGCTACGGCGTCGAGGTCGAATATTTCGACCCGGTGATCGGCGCGGGCATCGCGGGCCTGATGCGCGAAAACACCCGCGCCGTGCTCGTGGAGGCGCCGGGCTCGCAGACCTTCGAGATGCAGGACGTGCCGGCCATCGCCGAGGCCATGCACGCCCGCGGCGGCACGGTGGTGATGGACAATACCTGGGCGACGCCGCTGCTGTTCCCGCCGCACGAGCGCGGCGTCGATCTCGCGGTGGAAGCCGGCACCAAGTATCTCAGCGGCGGCTCCGACCTGCTGCTCGGCCTCGTCTCGGCCAACGCCAAGCACTACCCGGCGCTCAAGCGGACCTACGAGCACTTCGCCAACTGCCCCGGCCCCGAGGACATTTTTCTGGGGCTTCGCGGCCTGCGCACCATGGGCCTGCGCCTGCGCGAGCACGGCGCCCGCGGGCTCGCCATGGCCGAGTGGTTCCAGGCCCGTCCCGAGGTGCTGCGGGTGCTGCATCCGGCACTGCCCGACGATCCCGGCCACGCGATCTGGAAGCGCGACTTCTCCGGCGCCTCGGGCCTGTTCGGGGTGATCCTCAAACCCGTCTCCGAGGAGGCTTTGGCCACTTTCCTCGACGGGCTCGAACTGTTCGGGATGGGCTTTTCCTGGGGCGGCTTCGAGAGCCTCGTCATCCCCTTCGACCCGACCGTGTACCGCACCGCCACCCGCTGGCAGCCGGGCGGCCCGGCGCTCCGCTTCCATATCGGGCTGGAGGATCCGGAGGATCTGAAGGCGGATCTGGAAGCCGGTTTCGCGCGGATGGCCGGCTTGGCCCGCGGTTGA
- a CDS encoding putative bifunctional diguanylate cyclase/phosphodiesterase has protein sequence MNSDTLDLLDRELGKRWFQRRSPILHAAFRAQYAQAMREEIGRACQLVGLLYIAFGVMDALLIHDMLPQLIALRLVLGVGYVTAIVVQVRRGVDTRILELQCALGIYIGFAAWLYLATQSSDETALLYYAGYGLIFMLVANLFFDLSFGFALLSSGLITATFLFWALRSTGNAAYIICFGSLYILSFVLTAFLNLKYNRERYRVHLNACRAELRQREVVQRGEELFRLSTTDVLTGLANRRAIDSVLQELWLANVNSGQAFGVILIDVDFFKLYNDRYGHQRGDSCLATLGEAMRGAAEKRQYALGRFGGEEFAALFQADSAETVLEFAEEVRQAVESLQIPHAARRDLLSNVTVSIGAAFSADVAADKPERAISAADNALYVAKEEGRNRARIFNARMLHSAESDDLNAEMLRAAVTDGRISAVFQPIIDVSSGRVWAAETLMRLKDTQGRAVSPDTFIPIAERTGAILEMGAWILRQACDLLASEPELSIVSVNISARQIADPNFISSVEAIVRAAGIAPSRLALEITESGQISGNPEVARLMDRLNATGIRVWLDDFGTGFAGLTCLSELRFDMVKIDRFFVQSCDTPRGAKLLKNIIDLVNNCAQRPIVEGVEEAWQIDLVSSFGADLFQGYHLGRPMPRSELKQMLSESSSPKNTLEKDPLEKNTVEMQCSA, from the coding sequence ATGAACAGCGATACGCTTGATCTACTCGATCGGGAGCTCGGCAAGCGTTGGTTTCAACGCCGTTCGCCGATTCTCCATGCCGCGTTCCGGGCGCAATACGCACAGGCGATGCGCGAAGAGATCGGTCGCGCCTGTCAGTTGGTGGGCCTGCTCTACATCGCGTTCGGCGTGATGGATGCGCTCCTCATCCACGACATGCTCCCCCAGCTCATCGCGCTGCGTCTCGTGCTCGGCGTGGGCTACGTCACGGCGATCGTGGTGCAGGTCCGTCGCGGCGTCGATACGCGCATCCTTGAACTTCAATGCGCGCTCGGCATCTACATCGGCTTCGCGGCCTGGCTCTATCTCGCGACCCAGAGTTCCGACGAAACAGCGCTTCTCTACTATGCCGGCTACGGCCTGATCTTCATGCTGGTCGCAAATTTGTTTTTCGACCTCAGCTTCGGGTTTGCCCTGCTCTCGTCCGGTCTGATCACGGCGACATTCCTGTTTTGGGCCCTCCGATCGACGGGGAATGCCGCCTACATCATCTGCTTTGGGTCCCTCTATATACTGAGTTTTGTGCTCACCGCGTTCCTGAATCTCAAGTACAATCGCGAGCGGTATCGCGTGCATCTGAACGCGTGCCGGGCCGAGCTGCGGCAGCGTGAGGTCGTCCAACGCGGCGAGGAACTGTTCCGGCTGTCCACGACCGACGTTCTGACGGGCTTGGCCAACCGCCGCGCGATCGACAGCGTCCTCCAGGAACTCTGGCTCGCCAACGTCAATTCGGGGCAGGCGTTCGGCGTGATCCTGATCGACGTCGATTTCTTCAAGCTCTACAATGACCGCTACGGGCATCAGCGGGGGGATAGCTGCCTTGCCACCCTGGGGGAGGCGATGCGCGGCGCGGCCGAGAAGAGGCAATATGCCCTCGGGCGCTTCGGAGGCGAGGAGTTCGCGGCGCTCTTTCAGGCCGATTCGGCCGAAACGGTTCTCGAATTCGCCGAGGAGGTGCGTCAGGCCGTCGAGTCGTTGCAGATCCCCCATGCCGCACGGCGGGATCTTCTCTCCAACGTTACGGTGAGCATCGGAGCGGCGTTCTCGGCGGATGTCGCGGCCGACAAGCCGGAGCGTGCGATTTCCGCCGCTGACAACGCTCTCTATGTCGCCAAGGAAGAAGGCCGCAATCGCGCGCGCATCTTCAATGCGAGGATGCTCCACAGCGCTGAGAGCGACGATCTCAATGCGGAGATGCTTCGAGCGGCCGTCACGGACGGGCGCATTTCCGCGGTCTTCCAGCCCATCATCGATGTCTCGAGCGGACGCGTCTGGGCCGCGGAGACGCTCATGCGGCTCAAGGACACGCAAGGCCGAGCGGTTTCCCCCGACACGTTCATCCCGATCGCCGAGCGCACAGGCGCCATCCTCGAAATGGGCGCATGGATCCTGCGTCAGGCTTGCGACCTGCTCGCGAGCGAACCCGAACTGTCCATCGTCAGCGTGAACATCTCCGCACGGCAGATTGCCGACCCGAACTTCATCAGTTCGGTCGAAGCCATCGTCCGTGCGGCCGGTATCGCTCCGTCACGTCTTGCCCTGGAGATCACCGAGAGCGGACAGATCAGTGGCAACCCAGAAGTCGCCCGGCTGATGGACCGGCTCAACGCGACAGGGATCCGCGTCTGGCTGGATGATTTCGGGACAGGGTTTGCCGGCCTCACATGCCTGAGCGAACTGCGCTTCGATATGGTGAAGATCGACCGTTTCTTCGTGCAGAGCTGCGACACGCCGCGCGGGGCGAAGCTGCTCAAGAACATCATCGATTTGGTCAACAACTGCGCCCAGAGACCGATCGTGGAAGGCGTCGAAGAGGCGTGGCAGATCGACCTCGTATCGTCCTTCGGCGCGGATCTCTTTCAAGGCTACCATCTCGGCAGGCCGATGCCCCGCAGTGAACTCAAACAGATGCTGTCCGAGTCTTCATCGCCGAAAAACACCCTCGAGAAGGATCCTCTCGAGAAGAACACCGTCGAGATGCAGTGCAGCGCTTGA
- a CDS encoding methyltransferase type 12 — protein sequence MSGGQLSLSRDPDRLRDFASLREFERSRLDGGRIPTELPAALYPVVADDVSRALTGLLDLALPGNYTGLTDAVIDLLKLLKETFSDRTWREAVLPAARAHALAGLVHECPFTRHSFTKPRGYPGDAGLLDFVYRHPAARPAQEAATEAGRTVMTFTVGVTACEAVRHRRSILAGKIDEAAARRDRPSILSVASGHLREAELSIALTDGRVGRLLATDQDASSLAVVDGYRTSISDAIETRQVTVRTILSEKADLGRFDLIYAAGLYDYLDARVAARLTRILFEHLNEGGRLLIPNFLWGVPEEAYMEVFMDWYLLYRTREEVEAFAQELETSQVRRTTYTEDVMGVIGYLEIERV from the coding sequence ATGTCGGGTGGGCAACTTTCTTTATCTCGTGACCCTGATCGCTTGCGCGATTTCGCTTCGCTCAGAGAGTTCGAACGATCACGACTCGACGGCGGTCGGATCCCGACGGAGCTGCCGGCGGCGCTCTATCCGGTGGTGGCGGATGACGTCAGCCGCGCCTTGACCGGCCTTCTCGACCTTGCGCTTCCGGGAAACTACACGGGCCTGACGGACGCGGTCATCGATCTGCTGAAGTTGCTGAAGGAGACCTTCAGTGACCGGACATGGCGGGAAGCCGTGCTGCCGGCCGCCCGCGCTCATGCCCTGGCCGGCCTCGTTCACGAGTGCCCCTTCACGCGCCACTCTTTCACGAAGCCCCGTGGATACCCCGGAGATGCCGGGCTTCTCGACTTCGTCTATCGCCACCCGGCCGCGCGGCCCGCACAGGAGGCCGCGACGGAGGCCGGGCGCACGGTCATGACCTTCACCGTGGGGGTGACGGCGTGTGAAGCGGTGCGCCACCGCCGGTCCATCTTGGCCGGGAAGATCGACGAGGCCGCGGCACGCCGGGATCGTCCCTCGATCTTGTCGGTTGCCAGCGGCCATCTGCGCGAGGCGGAGCTCAGCATCGCCCTGACGGACGGCCGGGTCGGGCGTCTGCTCGCAACCGATCAGGACGCTTCCAGCCTCGCGGTTGTCGATGGATACCGCACCTCGATCTCGGACGCGATCGAGACCAGGCAGGTCACCGTCCGAACCATTCTCTCGGAAAAGGCGGATCTGGGCCGCTTCGACCTCATCTACGCCGCGGGGCTCTACGACTATCTCGATGCGAGAGTCGCGGCACGCCTGACGCGGATTCTCTTCGAGCACCTCAACGAAGGCGGGCGGCTCCTCATTCCGAACTTTCTCTGGGGCGTCCCGGAGGAAGCCTATATGGAAGTCTTCATGGACTGGTACCTCCTGTACCGCACCCGTGAGGAGGTCGAGGCCTTCGCGCAGGAGCTTGAGACGTCCCAGGTCCGACGGACGACCTACACGGAGGACGTGATGGGCGTGATCGGCTATCTCGAGATCGAGCGCGTCTAG
- a CDS encoding pyridoxamine 5'-phosphate oxidase family protein, whose product MDALPSFYDDLDGFRAEGWRCLTEGVENRRSPFHTPALATVDAGGRPRLRTVVLRAADAATGAVRFHCDRRSDKAREIAGSGLAALHVYDPRAKLQLRLEGRARPHHDDAVADAAWAAALAMSRVCYGVEPAPGTALPTGDAYALPDEDPEARLGRENFCAVVLTVERIDLLYLDRRGHRRAVFSGEGGGWQRTWVAP is encoded by the coding sequence GTGGACGCGCTGCCTTCCTTCTACGACGACCTCGACGGCTTCCGCGCGGAGGGCTGGCGCTGCCTCACGGAGGGGGTCGAGAACCGGCGCAGCCCCTTTCACACGCCCGCGCTGGCGACCGTCGATGCGGGCGGCCGTCCGCGGCTGCGCACCGTGGTGCTGCGCGCGGCGGATGCCGCGACGGGCGCCGTGCGCTTCCACTGCGACCGGCGCTCGGACAAGGCGCGGGAGATCGCGGGGAGCGGGCTCGCCGCTCTCCACGTCTACGATCCGCGCGCCAAACTCCAGCTCCGCCTCGAGGGGCGGGCGCGCCCGCATCACGACGACGCGGTCGCCGACGCCGCCTGGGCCGCCGCGCTGGCGATGAGCCGGGTCTGCTACGGGGTCGAACCCGCCCCCGGCACCGCGCTCCCCACCGGGGACGCCTACGCCCTGCCCGACGAGGACCCGGAGGCGCGCCTCGGCCGCGAGAATTTCTGCGCGGTGGTGCTGACCGTCGAGCGGATCGACCTGCTCTACCTCGACCGGCGCGGGCACCGGCGGGCCGTCTTTTCCGGGGAGGGCGGGGGCTGGCAGAGGACGTGGGTGGCCCCTTGA